One window from the genome of Vibrio sp. VB16 encodes:
- a CDS encoding multiheme c-type cytochrome, giving the protein MSALLVSLVRKLKRQRVAVLCGLFWGLCFHVQANEQVSDVEIDAFYVGSEACIDCHKEEFEAWKGSHHDMAMKHASDESVLGDFNDQTVGHNGKLNRFFKQGDQFWVNIEGPDGQFKDYKISYTFAFEPLQQYMVEFEDGRVQLIPFAWDSRLKSEGGQRWFNLYPDTTSSDEFYWTNSGQNWNFMCADCHSTNLEKNYDSVNNVYDTQWSEINVGCEACHGPASEHVKMAENTKQDAKTVSHFGFERDLSQSVKEWVYQEGNSTLQPKDIVHTNQVQTCAQCHSRRTQLNETGDHVNGSFLDRYRLSLITPELYYHDGQIYDEDYVYGSFLQSVMAEKGVTCTNCHDPHTAELNIAEEAVCSQCHSGAEYTSEKHTFHEANTEASQCTTCHMPETTYMEVDPRRDHSWHVPRPDISQHTKTPNVCTGCHEDKTDQWADKQIGEWFPDSKHRNQQHFSVAFYADSIGHRGAEDALAYSAQDSSLSDIIRASSLERLSGRSGKNTLISLARAVKHENEMIRLGVVAGSFGLSFSDRWQILEPLLSDPVLSIRSEAAGALVRYWGEMNPLQKEQIELALEEYIDIQRFNADRGFGRTNLGNVYRDLGQHQKAIEFYLGAIDIEPYFENSYANLADLYRRLGDEPAAFSTLQQGIKAQPKSSVLLYSAGLSLLRIKDYEQAGKYLKQAAETAESNPQYWYVYGLSLEKTDVIAASQSLNKAYRLSRNPQHLYAQCEVLARNHTQPGASKAFDQCFLKLNKVAPPEAVNQLKALLK; this is encoded by the coding sequence ATGTCTGCATTGTTGGTCTCACTGGTGAGAAAATTAAAACGGCAGAGAGTGGCAGTATTATGCGGTTTATTTTGGGGGCTGTGCTTCCACGTTCAAGCAAACGAACAAGTTTCGGATGTTGAAATCGATGCTTTTTACGTTGGATCTGAAGCGTGTATAGATTGTCACAAAGAAGAGTTCGAGGCTTGGAAAGGGTCCCATCATGATATGGCGATGAAACACGCGTCAGATGAATCTGTTTTGGGTGATTTTAATGACCAAACCGTGGGTCATAATGGGAAGCTAAACCGTTTTTTTAAGCAAGGTGATCAGTTCTGGGTCAACATTGAAGGGCCGGATGGCCAGTTTAAAGATTATAAAATCAGTTATACCTTTGCCTTTGAGCCACTCCAACAATACATGGTCGAGTTTGAAGATGGTCGTGTTCAATTGATTCCTTTTGCGTGGGACTCACGTTTAAAATCAGAAGGAGGACAACGTTGGTTCAACCTTTATCCTGACACGACTAGTTCTGACGAATTTTACTGGACAAATAGCGGTCAAAACTGGAACTTCATGTGTGCCGACTGTCATTCGACAAATCTTGAAAAAAACTATGACAGTGTTAATAACGTTTACGACACTCAATGGTCGGAGATAAACGTGGGCTGTGAAGCCTGTCATGGCCCGGCAAGTGAGCACGTTAAAATGGCAGAAAATACCAAACAAGATGCTAAAACAGTGTCTCATTTTGGTTTTGAGCGAGACCTTTCCCAATCGGTTAAAGAGTGGGTCTATCAAGAAGGGAATTCGACTCTACAACCTAAAGATATTGTTCATACGAATCAAGTTCAAACCTGTGCTCAGTGCCATAGCCGTCGAACCCAATTAAATGAAACTGGTGATCATGTGAACGGTTCGTTTTTGGATCGTTACCGATTAAGCCTCATTACACCTGAACTTTATTATCACGATGGTCAGATTTACGATGAGGACTATGTGTATGGTTCGTTTTTGCAATCAGTGATGGCAGAGAAAGGCGTCACTTGTACCAATTGTCATGATCCCCATACGGCAGAACTTAACATTGCAGAAGAGGCCGTGTGTAGCCAATGTCACAGTGGGGCCGAATACACATCTGAAAAGCATACTTTTCATGAGGCGAATACTGAGGCATCTCAGTGTACAACTTGTCACATGCCAGAAACGACTTACATGGAAGTGGATCCAAGGCGTGATCATAGTTGGCATGTGCCACGTCCGGACATCAGCCAGCACACTAAGACTCCAAATGTGTGTACCGGTTGTCATGAAGATAAAACTGACCAATGGGCCGATAAGCAAATTGGAGAGTGGTTCCCGGATTCAAAACACAGAAATCAACAGCATTTCTCGGTCGCTTTTTACGCTGATTCCATTGGGCATCGAGGTGCAGAAGATGCATTGGCCTATTCAGCGCAGGACTCAAGTTTAAGCGACATTATCCGCGCTTCTAGCCTTGAGCGATTAAGCGGTCGCTCGGGTAAGAACACCCTTATCTCACTGGCGAGAGCGGTTAAGCATGAGAACGAAATGATTCGACTTGGCGTGGTTGCGGGTTCATTCGGTTTGTCGTTCAGCGACCGTTGGCAGATACTTGAACCGTTGCTTTCAGATCCGGTGCTATCGATTCGTTCTGAAGCGGCCGGCGCTTTAGTTCGTTACTGGGGAGAAATGAACCCATTGCAAAAGGAACAAATTGAGCTGGCGTTAGAAGAATATATCGATATACAGCGCTTCAATGCTGATCGCGGCTTTGGCCGTACGAATCTAGGTAATGTGTATCGAGATCTCGGCCAACACCAGAAAGCGATTGAGTTTTATTTGGGGGCTATCGACATCGAGCCTTATTTTGAAAACAGCTATGCCAACCTAGCCGATCTATACCGCAGATTGGGCGATGAGCCAGCTGCATTTTCTACACTTCAACAGGGCATCAAAGCTCAGCCAAAATCGAGTGTTCTGTTATACAGCGCGGGTTTATCACTGCTCAGAATCAAAGACTATGAACAAGCAGGAAAGTACCTAAAGCAAGCGGCTGAAACGGCGGAAAGCAACCCTCAGTATTGGTATGTCTATGGTTTGTCCTTGGAAAAAACCGATGTCATTGCGGCGAGTCAATCGCTAAACAAAGCTTATCGTTTGAGTCGTAATCCACAACACCTGTATGCGCAGTGTGAAGTATTGGCGCGAAATCATACTCAACCGGGCGCATCCAAAGCGTTTGACCAGTGTTTTTTAAAGTTGAACAAAGTTGCCCCACCTGAGGCCGTTAACCAATTGAAAGCTTTACTTAAATAA
- a CDS encoding arylsulfatase, whose amino-acid sequence MTAKYGVKRRLAILGTAMMAASSASLAAEKPNILVIWGDDIGQSNVSAYTFGLMGYRTPNIDSIAKEGMMFTDYYAEQSCTAGRSTFITGQSVLRTGLSKVGLPGADIGLQAEDATIAEMLKPMGYMTGQFGKNHLGDKDEFLPTAHGFDEFFGNLYHLNAEEEPENIDYPKDPEFRKKFGPRGVIKSFADGKIEDTGPLTRKRMETVDEETLDAALDFMDRAVKVDKPFFVWWNATRMHFRTHVKEDNLGTTGISYYADAMVEHDNHVGELLKKVDDLGIKDNTIVFYSTDNGPHMNSWPDAGTTPFRGEKNTNWEGAYRVPAMVRWPGKIEAGAISNEIMHHMDWMPTFVAAAGDDQIKEKLLKGHQAGDTTFKVHLDGYNFLPYLTGEEEKGRRAEIFYFTDDGDLAALRYNHWKAVFMEQRATGTMKIWSEPFVTLRLPKLFNLRMDPYETADITSNTYYDWLLDHAYMFVPAQAYVGQFLETFAEYPPRQKAASFSLDQVMEKLQESHNK is encoded by the coding sequence ATGACAGCGAAATATGGTGTAAAACGTCGATTAGCGATTTTGGGTACAGCAATGATGGCTGCTTCCAGCGCTAGCCTTGCAGCAGAAAAGCCGAATATATTGGTCATTTGGGGTGATGATATTGGTCAATCCAATGTGAGTGCATACACCTTTGGTTTGATGGGTTATCGAACCCCGAATATCGATAGCATTGCGAAAGAAGGGATGATGTTTACCGATTATTACGCAGAGCAATCATGTACCGCGGGTCGCTCTACTTTTATTACGGGTCAAAGTGTATTAAGAACAGGTTTAAGTAAAGTAGGTTTGCCAGGTGCTGATATTGGCTTGCAAGCAGAAGACGCCACGATAGCAGAGATGCTAAAACCTATGGGGTATATGACAGGACAGTTTGGTAAGAACCATCTAGGTGATAAAGATGAGTTTCTACCGACGGCACACGGTTTTGACGAATTTTTTGGTAACCTTTACCACCTAAATGCAGAAGAAGAGCCTGAAAACATCGACTATCCAAAAGATCCAGAGTTTCGTAAGAAATTCGGTCCTCGTGGTGTGATTAAGTCTTTTGCTGACGGTAAGATAGAAGATACCGGTCCATTGACTCGTAAGCGTATGGAAACCGTCGATGAAGAGACACTCGATGCGGCACTTGATTTTATGGATCGCGCGGTAAAAGTCGACAAACCATTCTTCGTATGGTGGAACGCGACTCGTATGCATTTCAGAACACACGTAAAAGAAGATAATCTGGGCACAACCGGCATCAGTTATTACGCTGATGCAATGGTAGAACATGATAACCATGTTGGTGAGTTATTGAAAAAAGTCGATGACCTTGGCATTAAAGACAACACCATTGTTTTCTATTCAACGGATAACGGCCCACATATGAACTCGTGGCCAGATGCGGGTACTACACCATTTCGTGGTGAGAAGAACACAAACTGGGAAGGGGCCTATCGTGTACCAGCAATGGTTCGTTGGCCAGGGAAAATTGAAGCGGGAGCGATTTCAAATGAAATCATGCACCACATGGACTGGATGCCAACATTCGTAGCGGCAGCCGGTGATGACCAAATTAAAGAGAAACTACTTAAAGGGCATCAAGCAGGGGATACAACGTTCAAGGTACACCTAGATGGCTACAACTTCTTACCTTACCTAACGGGTGAAGAAGAGAAAGGTCGTCGCGCAGAGATCTTTTACTTTACCGATGATGGTGACTTGGCGGCTCTTCGATATAACCATTGGAAAGCCGTGTTCATGGAGCAACGTGCAACAGGGACCATGAAGATCTGGTCTGAACCGTTTGTAACTTTACGTTTACCTAAGTTATTTAACCTACGCATGGACCCATACGAGACGGCGGATATCACGTCGAACACTTATTATGATTGGCTACTCGATCATGCGTATATGTTTGTGCCAGCGCAGGCTTATGTCGGACAATTCTTAGAAACCTTTGCTGAATATCCACCCCGCCAAAAAGCAGCAAGCTTTAGCTTGGATCAGGTAATGGAGAAACTTCAGGAATCTCATAACAAATAA
- a CDS encoding arylsulfatase, protein MGTKINKLALGVGLLAASSAVTAAEKPNILAIWGDDIGVFNISAYNNGMMGYQTPNIDRIAKEGALFTDHYGQQSCTAGRAAFLTGQEPFRTGLLTIGMPGSDHGIPDWAPTIADLLKEQGYMTAQFGKNHMGDQDKHLPTNHGFDQFFGNLYHLNAEEEPETYYYPKDPEFRKNFGPRGVIKSTADGKIEDTGPMTRKRMEHADEEFLEESLAFMEKAVKADKPFFIWHNTTRMHVWTRLQEKYQGKSGISIYADGMLEHDDHVGVLLDKLDDLGISDNTIVIYSTDNGAETVSWPDGGATYFHGEKGTTYEGGMRVPQLVRWPGTIKPGTKINDIMSHQDWVPTLLAAAGDDKVVEKLASDKGATYNGKNWRVHLDGHNFLPFLQGKEEKSPRDSMLYFSANAELNAVRWNDFKISFAVMDGNIVDAVRFQPNWPQVVHLRADPFEKAPHESGMYLRWMADNMWLFVPVGSKVQEFMNTLPDYPMQNSQVLNPGNFNQNSYMLQGKIKQLEAATQ, encoded by the coding sequence ATGGGTACTAAAATTAATAAACTAGCATTAGGTGTTGGCTTATTAGCCGCTTCTTCGGCAGTGACCGCGGCTGAGAAACCAAACATTCTTGCGATCTGGGGTGATGACATAGGTGTATTCAACATCAGTGCATACAACAACGGAATGATGGGATATCAGACACCAAACATAGACCGTATCGCTAAGGAAGGGGCATTATTTACTGACCATTACGGTCAACAATCGTGTACTGCTGGTCGTGCTGCATTCCTAACAGGTCAAGAGCCATTCCGAACAGGTCTACTGACAATTGGCATGCCGGGTTCAGACCACGGTATCCCTGATTGGGCTCCAACCATTGCGGATCTTCTTAAGGAGCAGGGCTACATGACCGCTCAATTCGGTAAAAACCACATGGGAGATCAAGACAAGCACCTTCCTACAAACCACGGTTTTGATCAGTTCTTCGGTAACCTGTACCACCTCAATGCAGAAGAAGAACCAGAGACATACTATTATCCTAAAGATCCAGAATTCCGTAAGAACTTTGGCCCTCGTGGTGTAATCAAATCGACTGCCGATGGCAAGATTGAAGACACGGGCCCTATGACGCGTAAGCGTATGGAACATGCTGATGAGGAGTTCTTAGAAGAGTCTCTAGCTTTCATGGAAAAAGCCGTTAAAGCTGACAAGCCTTTTTTCATCTGGCATAACACAACTCGTATGCACGTTTGGACTCGGTTACAAGAAAAATACCAAGGTAAATCAGGTATCAGCATCTACGCTGACGGCATGTTAGAGCATGACGACCATGTAGGTGTGCTTTTAGACAAGCTTGATGACTTAGGCATTTCTGACAACACAATCGTGATCTACTCAACCGATAACGGTGCAGAGACCGTATCCTGGCCTGATGGTGGTGCAACTTACTTCCATGGTGAGAAAGGTACGACTTACGAAGGTGGTATGCGTGTTCCTCAGCTAGTTCGTTGGCCCGGTACTATCAAACCAGGAACCAAAATCAACGACATCATGAGTCACCAAGATTGGGTCCCTACGCTATTAGCAGCCGCTGGTGACGATAAAGTCGTGGAAAAACTGGCTTCAGATAAAGGGGCAACTTACAACGGGAAAAACTGGCGTGTTCATCTAGATGGTCATAACTTCCTACCTTTCTTACAAGGTAAAGAGGAAAAAAGCCCTCGTGACAGCATGCTTTACTTCTCTGCAAATGCTGAGCTAAATGCAGTTCGTTGGAATGACTTCAAGATTTCATTCGCAGTAATGGATGGTAACATAGTTGATGCAGTTCGCTTCCAGCCAAACTGGCCTCAAGTTGTTCATCTACGTGCAGACCCGTTCGAAAAAGCACCACACGAATCTGGCATGTACCTACGTTGGATGGCAGACAACATGTGGTTATTCGTACCAGTAGGCAGTAAAGTTCAAGAGTTCATGAATACCCTACCTGACTACCCAATGCAAAACAGCCAAGTATTGAATCCAGGTAACTTCAACCAGAACTCGTACATGCTACAAGGCAAAATTAAACAACTTGAAGCCGCGACTCAGTAA
- a CDS encoding ABC transporter ATP-binding protein, translated as MLKSIDVQYLKHFFTFAKKYKRSILLGITMLPLSVITSLLFPWLIIQVIDVHLSQRNIDGLLLHTVYLLLVLIASYVVDTTYSYNLRKAGQYTITDMRSVLVDRVLKLPRRYFDNTPIGVTLSRLTSDLETIGETFIQSIVGLVKDTINTIALLVMMLLIDWQLTLIVLVIMPPVMYLTFYVRNRLRALYQVTRSTLARSIGFLQEVLLGVKTIQLYRAEEEVEDRYKGYTDELLKAQKKVNKYDAILFAFISGVTSITIALMIWYGSGQVIQEALTLGVLIAFINTLEKVFVPIRDFTSQIASIQSSFAAFDHIEELFVEATEEEGRDLQPTHKVEKQLTNFVSLEFKNVSFRYNDKLPYVLKNVSFLLEKGHQIALVGSTGSGKSTILRLISKTYQDYDGSILLNGIEFSQISIEDSTHLFSMMMQDVHLFEESVHFNIALGKKEIQREQVEQASRYVYADKFIDELPNGYDFCLDKNASNLSVGQTQLISFARSIAQSGQVMMLDEATSSIDSITEDLIQKAMQRLFKEKTVIAIAHRLSTVRHSDMILVLEQGEIVERGKHQELVAHNGIYAGLLNKSILQAPVLKVAEN; from the coding sequence ATGTTAAAGAGCATCGATGTTCAATATTTAAAGCACTTTTTTACTTTTGCTAAAAAATATAAACGCTCCATATTGCTTGGCATTACCATGCTCCCTCTTTCTGTTATCACCAGTCTATTGTTTCCCTGGCTCATTATCCAAGTCATTGATGTTCATCTATCTCAGAGAAATATCGATGGACTGTTGTTACATACTGTTTATTTGCTTTTGGTACTAATTGCTAGCTATGTTGTTGATACAACGTATTCATACAACTTGCGTAAAGCGGGACAGTACACCATTACAGATATGCGTTCGGTGCTTGTTGATCGCGTACTTAAGTTGCCACGCCGCTATTTTGATAATACACCGATCGGAGTAACCCTCTCTCGCTTAACGAGTGATTTGGAAACTATCGGCGAGACTTTTATTCAATCCATTGTTGGGCTGGTGAAAGACACCATCAATACCATCGCTCTATTGGTGATGATGCTACTTATTGATTGGCAGTTGACACTGATTGTATTGGTCATTATGCCTCCTGTAATGTATCTAACTTTCTATGTTCGCAACCGGCTTCGAGCGCTTTATCAAGTTACACGTTCAACGTTGGCACGTAGTATCGGTTTTTTACAGGAAGTTTTACTCGGTGTGAAAACCATTCAGTTATATCGCGCCGAAGAAGAGGTAGAGGACAGGTACAAAGGTTATACCGATGAGTTGTTAAAAGCTCAAAAGAAGGTTAATAAATATGATGCTATTTTGTTTGCCTTTATTTCCGGCGTTACCTCTATCACCATAGCGCTGATGATCTGGTATGGTTCAGGGCAGGTCATTCAAGAAGCGCTCACATTGGGTGTATTGATTGCATTTATTAACACACTAGAAAAAGTATTTGTTCCAATCAGGGATTTTACATCACAAATTGCGTCTATTCAGAGCTCATTTGCCGCTTTTGACCACATTGAAGAGCTCTTTGTCGAAGCGACGGAAGAAGAAGGGCGTGATTTGCAACCGACACATAAGGTTGAAAAACAATTAACTAATTTTGTCAGTCTTGAGTTCAAAAATGTCAGTTTTCGTTACAACGACAAATTACCTTATGTGTTAAAAAATGTGTCCTTTTTATTGGAAAAGGGGCATCAGATAGCATTAGTTGGTTCAACCGGTTCAGGTAAGTCGACCATTCTACGGTTGATATCAAAAACATATCAAGATTATGACGGCAGTATTCTGTTAAATGGTATCGAGTTTTCTCAAATTTCGATTGAAGATTCTACGCATCTATTCTCGATGATGATGCAGGATGTTCACCTGTTTGAAGAGAGTGTGCATTTCAATATTGCTTTGGGGAAAAAAGAAATACAACGTGAACAAGTAGAGCAGGCGTCACGTTATGTTTATGCGGACAAATTTATTGATGAATTGCCTAACGGCTATGATTTCTGTTTGGACAAAAATGCTTCAAATCTCTCAGTCGGACAGACTCAGTTGATTTCTTTTGCTCGTTCTATTGCACAAAGTGGGCAAGTAATGATGTTGGACGAAGCGACGAGTTCTATTGATTCCATAACGGAAGATTTGATCCAGAAAGCAATGCAGCGTCTGTTTAAAGAAAAAACGGTGATCGCTATTGCGCACCGTTTAAGCACAGTGCGTCACTCCGATATGATATTAGTGCTAGAACAAGGTGAAATCGTTGAAAGGGGTAAACATCAGGAACTGGTTGCTCACAACGGTATTTACGCTGGTTTGTTAAACAAATCTATCTTGCAAGCGCCAGTGCTGAAGGTGGCCGAAAATTAA
- a CDS encoding ABC transporter ATP-binding protein → MTKKQFIAHFLRMNRTSYMIAIVLIFLVNWLQVEIPRYIQLAIDLIDSASPADHQELQTYVGIVVVMAVSMTVVRIFSRIYALNPGRITEAALKNILLKKLNRLPNSFHQKFASGRLISIINNDLSGVRLLFGLGFLQFFNALLALSLTPLWMWRISPELTLYSIIPIVIAFVIFRIGFKRMKDLHMEHMRRLQNLSAQLMSYLTGIDLIKSEKMSPWVKDEIENLNQNLLRCRIQITRVQVFFMPVLDYANDFMKIMILGIGGYMLMNQQLTLGEITAFLTYSVLLAMPLMQLGRIATIYQRGMVAIHSVQTILNAEVPQKDLVELPLAEVEKLKAKTLSIRNLSFSYQGETRLILDNISFDIPVGKKIGVLGSIGSGKTTLVNCLNHHLDVPEGTVFLADKDVTTFSRSDLRRYIKTVTQDPYLFSATVEENIRFGSRDADIAKAQVDEVLELSQLANDVYRFEKGDQTLVGEKGIMLSGGQKQRLSIARALLEPCDVIIMDNVLSAVDYETERKILEGLFERLDNQSVLVVSHRVNALEYMDEIIVLNEGKIIAKGNHAALIQTCPYYFETWNLQQNETEAAVC, encoded by the coding sequence ATGACTAAAAAACAGTTTATCGCGCATTTCCTGCGTATGAATCGTACGTCGTATATGATTGCAATCGTATTGATTTTTCTCGTCAATTGGCTCCAAGTAGAAATTCCTCGTTATATTCAATTGGCGATTGATCTGATTGACAGTGCATCTCCGGCTGACCATCAAGAGCTTCAAACCTATGTGGGTATTGTTGTTGTGATGGCTGTGTCTATGACCGTAGTTCGAATTTTTTCACGTATCTATGCGTTAAATCCTGGTCGTATAACTGAGGCCGCACTAAAAAATATTCTGTTGAAAAAACTGAATCGTCTGCCAAATAGTTTTCATCAAAAATTTGCATCAGGCAGACTTATCTCAATCATCAACAATGACCTTAGCGGTGTTCGTCTACTGTTTGGGCTCGGTTTTCTGCAGTTTTTTAATGCTTTGCTTGCGCTTTCGTTAACACCGTTATGGATGTGGCGTATCTCACCAGAGTTAACGCTCTATTCGATTATCCCTATTGTTATTGCGTTCGTGATTTTTCGTATTGGCTTTAAACGCATGAAAGATCTTCATATGGAACATATGCGTCGCTTGCAAAATCTTTCCGCACAATTAATGAGTTATTTAACGGGTATTGATTTAATTAAGAGCGAGAAAATGTCTCCTTGGGTGAAGGATGAAATTGAAAACCTTAACCAGAATTTACTTCGCTGCCGGATTCAGATCACACGCGTTCAGGTGTTTTTTATGCCAGTGTTGGATTACGCCAATGACTTTATGAAAATTATGATTCTTGGCATTGGTGGCTATATGTTGATGAATCAGCAGCTTACTCTTGGTGAAATTACCGCTTTTCTTACCTATTCAGTGTTACTCGCTATGCCGTTAATGCAATTAGGTCGTATAGCCACTATTTATCAGCGAGGTATGGTTGCCATTCACAGTGTACAGACAATTCTAAATGCTGAAGTTCCACAAAAAGATTTGGTAGAGCTACCACTAGCGGAAGTTGAAAAATTGAAGGCTAAAACACTCTCGATTAGAAATTTGAGCTTCAGTTATCAGGGGGAGACGCGACTAATTTTAGATAACATCAGCTTCGATATTCCAGTCGGTAAAAAAATAGGCGTACTGGGCAGTATCGGGTCAGGTAAAACAACATTGGTGAACTGTCTGAACCACCATCTTGATGTGCCTGAGGGCACAGTGTTTCTTGCCGATAAGGACGTGACAACATTTTCCCGTAGCGATTTACGTCGTTATATTAAAACGGTGACCCAAGACCCATATTTATTTTCCGCAACTGTAGAAGAGAATATTCGCTTTGGTAGTCGTGATGCAGATATAGCGAAAGCTCAGGTTGATGAAGTCCTAGAACTGAGTCAGTTGGCTAATGATGTTTACCGTTTTGAAAAAGGCGACCAAACTCTGGTTGGTGAGAAGGGGATTATGCTGTCTGGCGGTCAAAAGCAACGCTTGAGTATTGCTCGTGCTCTGCTTGAACCTTGTGATGTGATTATCATGGACAATGTATTGTCTGCTGTGGATTACGAAACTGAACGAAAAATTCTAGAAGGGTTGTTTGAACGGTTGGATAACCAGTCTGTACTTGTTGTCTCTCACCGTGTTAACGCACTCGAATATATGGATGAAATTATCGTGCTCAATGAGGGTAAGATTATCGCCAAAGGTAATCACGCCGCTCTGATCCAGACTTGTCCTTATTACTTTGAAACTTGGAATCTGCAACAGAATGAAACGGAGGCGGCAGTATGTTAA
- a CDS encoding Fic family protein, which produces MWIWQQESWPNFNWDNSLVEPVIRKTRLNQGILLGKMSVHSQDEKTSMLDTLLANIVHSSAIEGEKLNAFSVRSSLANKLGMSEEHPFTTTEQTDGLAEIMLDAVENLDTDLKLERILHWHDRLFPEGYTMFNPVIGGQLRGDAPMQVVSGRIDRPIVHFEAPGRDILDTELAYFIQWFNESKGDTSLDPLLRAAITHLWFVTLHPLDDGNGRITRLLTDLALAQAEQQSVRFYAMSVCILANRKSYYEILEKTQTGDVDITAWLVWFFEILNKTFDGVLKEIDQTVFKSNFWRNIDQTKLVQAQVKVLNRMLDGDFADGISTSQYHKVTKVSKPTATRHLTALVEYNCLVKLGVGRSTRYLLSK; this is translated from the coding sequence ATGTGGATCTGGCAGCAGGAAAGTTGGCCCAACTTTAACTGGGATAATTCTCTCGTAGAGCCAGTGATTAGAAAGACTCGATTAAACCAAGGCATCTTATTAGGAAAAATGTCCGTTCATTCTCAAGATGAAAAAACGAGTATGCTAGACACCCTGCTGGCAAATATTGTTCACTCGAGTGCAATTGAAGGTGAAAAGCTGAATGCGTTCTCGGTACGCTCCTCATTAGCTAATAAGCTAGGGATGTCGGAAGAGCATCCTTTCACGACTACTGAGCAAACAGATGGGCTGGCTGAAATTATGCTCGATGCTGTTGAGAATTTAGACACAGATTTAAAACTTGAAAGGATTTTGCATTGGCACGATAGGCTATTTCCTGAAGGGTACACAATGTTCAACCCTGTAATTGGTGGACAACTACGGGGGGATGCACCAATGCAAGTCGTATCTGGTCGAATTGACAGGCCAATTGTTCACTTTGAGGCCCCTGGCCGTGACATACTTGATACAGAGTTGGCGTACTTTATTCAGTGGTTTAATGAATCAAAAGGTGACACGTCATTAGATCCACTGCTAAGAGCGGCAATCACCCATCTATGGTTCGTCACGCTACATCCGTTAGATGATGGAAATGGGCGTATCACTCGTTTATTGACCGATTTGGCCTTGGCGCAAGCAGAGCAGCAATCAGTACGATTCTACGCTATGTCTGTGTGTATCTTAGCGAATCGAAAGAGCTACTATGAAATACTTGAGAAAACCCAGACAGGTGATGTTGATATTACTGCTTGGCTAGTTTGGTTTTTCGAAATACTAAATAAAACATTCGATGGAGTGTTAAAGGAGATTGATCAAACAGTTTTTAAAAGTAATTTTTGGCGTAATATTGACCAAACTAAATTGGTTCAAGCGCAAGTCAAAGTGCTCAATCGAATGCTGGATGGAGATTTTGCTGACGGAATTAGCACATCCCAATACCACAAAGTTACAAAGGTGAGTAAGCCAACAGCTACACGTCATTTGACAGCACTGGTTGAGTATAACTGCCTGGTCAAATTAGGTGTGGGGCGCAGCACCCGGTATCTGCTATCGAAGTAG